The Fundidesulfovibrio terrae genomic sequence TAGAGCAGGGCGGCCGCGCGGGTGTTGGTCTGGAAGAACGCCTCGGCACTCACCCGCAGGGTGAGGCCGTCCAGCTCCTCCTCGAGGTGCTCCTCGCCCACTGCCCAGATACGGGCCTCGGAGATGGCGAAATCCGAGCGGTCGCGCCTGAGGTCCAGCACCACCCCGGCCAACTGGTCGAACTCGTTCATCAAGGTTTCGCCAAGGGACCGCAGGCGCTTGAAGGGCGTCTTGGGGCCTACGATCAGTTGCGCCAGCCACTTGCCGGACGCTTCCGAGCGCCTGAGCACCAGATGCCGCCACGCGCCCGTGCCGGTACGGGCGAAGTAGGGCGGCAGCTGCAACCCTACGGTCAGGCGGCGCACGGCGTCCACGATGTCCATGGCCGGTTCAGGCATGAGGAAGCAGGTCCGAACTTCCAGCACGCGGCCCGGGTTGAACCGCTCGCGCAGGCCCAGGTTCAGTATCTTGCCCTGGCCCGGCCCGAAGGCGAACTCCATCTTGTTGCGGTAGAAGCGCTCCTCGGGCGAGGCCACGGTGGGCGCGACCTCGGCCTCCAGGCCGCCCAGGCGCCTGAGCTGCTCGGAGACGATGTCGCGCTTCCAGTCGAGCTGGGCGGCGTAGGAGGCGTCCTGCCAGGTGCAGCCGCCGCAGACGCCGAAATGAGGGCAGAAGGGCTCAGCCGCATGGGGAGAGGGGGTGAGCACCTGTTCGGCAACGGCCCGCAGGACGCTCTTTTCTTCCCGGGTGATGCGGGCGGACACCACGGAACCGGGCAGTCCGCCCTCCACGAAGACGATACGGCCGTCGTGGCGGGCAAGGCCCGCTCCTCCGAAAACGGCGCGCTCGATGGTCAGTTCAAGTGATTGCGACATGGAGGTCAGCATGCACGCTGGCCGCTCCCCTGGCAAGGCCCGCTGCTCGGCCGCGAGGCCGCGGCGCATCTTGTGGAGCGGCGCGGATAGGCGTAGGGGGGCGGCGGAGGGAATCGCCATGAGACTGTTGTTCGCGTCGCTGCTGGTCGTGCTCGCCGCCACGCAGGCCATCGCCCAGGACTGGCAGGTCCGGGCCATCTGCGATCTGCGCAAGGGGGGAGGGGCGTCCGGACGCGCCGCCGAATGCGCCCAACTGGCCGCAGAAGTGCTGATGCTTCTGCCGGAGAAGGCCGGGCCAGGCAATTTCGCCGTGTTGGCCGAGTTCACGGACAACATCGAAAAAGCCGGGGTCAACTGGGACGCGCCCTGCCGCGACCAGGCCCACTGTCCCGATTCCGCCTACACCGTCCGCTACGCCTTCGTCTCCAAGAAAATCCTCACCATCCCCAAGGACAAGATCTTCACCGCCCTGGTCTGCCGCGAGGGCTTCTCGGACACGGCCCCCGACGACTCCGCCTGCCGCCTGAAGCTCATGAAGGTGTTGCGGGAAATGACCACCCGGGCCAGGCGGGAGGGCGCGCTGCTGGCCGTCATCAAGTGCGGCGCGGCCGAGGGCGACGCCGTCCGGCCGGACGGGCAGGGCGTGGCCGGGTACGAGCTGACCTACGCCTTCGTGCAGCTGCCGGACATGCTGCCCATGGCGGGAAACGATCCCAAGGCGGCCGCCAAATACGCCGTGGACCAGATCGCCGGGCCGCACGAAACCGCGAGCGCGGCGCCGGGCAAGCAGGCCTCCTCCCCGACCTCCGCCGCCCCCGCGCCCCCCAAGCCTGCGGCGCAGAGCGCCCCGCCTTCCCATGCGGGACAGGCGCTGGCGGCATCTGCCCCGGCGGTCTCGGCCCTGGCTTCACCGGTGTCTGCCGGACCGGGAGTCCAGGCCCCTGCGGGACAGGCCCAGACGGCCCCTCCGCCGTCCGCCCCCGCCTTGGCCCCGGGAGAGATACTGATGCAGGTGGCGGCCCTTCCGAGCCTCGTTCAGGCAGAAACCGTGGCCGACAGGCTCTCGGCCAAGGGGATCGAGTCCAGC encodes the following:
- a CDS encoding SPOR domain-containing protein, with the protein product MRLLFASLLVVLAATQAIAQDWQVRAICDLRKGGGASGRAAECAQLAAEVLMLLPEKAGPGNFAVLAEFTDNIEKAGVNWDAPCRDQAHCPDSAYTVRYAFVSKKILTIPKDKIFTALVCREGFSDTAPDDSACRLKLMKVLREMTTRARREGALLAVIKCGAAEGDAVRPDGQGVAGYELTYAFVQLPDMLPMAGNDPKAAAKYAVDQIAGPHETASAAPGKQASSPTSAAPAPPKPAAQSAPPSHAGQALAASAPAVSALASPVSAGPGVQAPAGQAQTAPPPSAPALAPGEILMQVAALPSLVQAETVADRLSAKGIESSFERTDVNGKEVFRVLAKGKGSPDAFRQKLAEMGYPGAIQRR
- the rlmD gene encoding 23S rRNA (uracil(1939)-C(5))-methyltransferase RlmD, with amino-acid sequence MLTSMSQSLELTIERAVFGGAGLARHDGRIVFVEGGLPGSVVSARITREEKSVLRAVAEQVLTPSPHAAEPFCPHFGVCGGCTWQDASYAAQLDWKRDIVSEQLRRLGGLEAEVAPTVASPEERFYRNKMEFAFGPGQGKILNLGLRERFNPGRVLEVRTCFLMPEPAMDIVDAVRRLTVGLQLPPYFARTGTGAWRHLVLRRSEASGKWLAQLIVGPKTPFKRLRSLGETLMNEFDQLAGVVLDLRRDRSDFAISEARIWAVGEEHLEEELDGLTLRVSAEAFFQTNTRAAALLYAKAVEAARLTGSETVWDLYCGAGGLSLFLARAAKHVTGYEISPAAVEDAQANAQANAVSNCAFVAGDLKDAVARKKSTPDVVVLDPPRAGLHPDTAEALLRLAPARLVYVSCNPSTLARDLGKLARGYDVASVTPVDLFPHTPHIECVAELVRR